A segment of the Erythrobacter sp. F6033 genome:
GCGCTTCAATATGGGTCCGCGAGTGGCGACGCTATCCGGTATCCTTGTTGCCGCCGTGGGCACCGCAATTCTTGGCGCTGCTCAGGAATTGCACCAGATTGCGCTTGGCTATTCCATTGCCTCATTGGGCTTCGGTCTGTTCCGCCCTGGGACCACAGCAGGCACATCGCTCGCCGTGACACGGGCCGAACAAGGCCAAGCCTCTGGTGTCGTGGCAAGTGTTGCCGGGGCAAGCTTTATCTACGCGCCCGCGCTTGGTGTCTGGCTCTACAACATCGATGACTGGCTTGGCTTTGGCCTTATCATCGCGCTGTGTCTGGCCGTGTTCGCGCTAGGTTGGCGCGGCCTCACAAGCGATGCGGTCCTCACGACCGAAAAAGAAACCTTCGAATAGTCAGAGCAGGTCGTGGACCTTGTCCTGTGGTCGGCATAGCGCCGCGCCTTTATCAGTCTCAACCAATGGGCGTTCAATCAGAACCGGCTCAGCGGCCATCGCATTCAAGACAGTATCGGCATCAGCATCAGGCAGGCCGCGCTCCTTTGCGTCCGTACCGCGAATACGCAGCCCTTCCTGAGGTGTGATCCCCGCATCTTTGTACAGCTGTGCCAGCTTTTCGCGGCTGGGCGGAGCCTTCAGGTACTCGACAACGGTCACATCCACACCCGGCGCTTCTTCAAGAATGGCCAAAGTCTTGCGGGAAGTACCGCATTTTGGGTTGTGCCAGATTGTTGCCTTCATTGATCGCTCCTCGCTTGAATGTGTGGCCTCGCCCTAACGCGATTGATGTTGTTTCGCCACACGCAACGCAAGTTGCGAATAATTCTCAATTTCACCCTTGCAGTTGCGAATAAGTTGCAATAGCGAGAATGCAACGGACGAAAAGGGATGCTTTAATGACACTTCGATTCTCGCGCATTGCTCTGCTCGCAGGTTGCGCAACCTTCGCATTCCCAGCATTCGCGGAGACGGCGCCAGACAAGTCGGAAGAAAGCGGCGAGGCAGTCGATTATGGGGATCGCGAAATCGAAGTGCGCGGTGACGTGCTCCAATCAAGCCAGATCAACTCAGTCAAGACGCCCACGCCGATCATCGATGTACCGCAAAGCCTTACCATCACGACCGAGCAAGACATCCTTGAACGCGGTTTCACCAGCATCGGCCAGATCGTCGACTACACTCCGGGTGTGAACACATCGCAGGGCGAAGGGCACCGCGACGCCATCGTGTTTCGCGGCGTGCGTTCAACCGCAGACTTCTTCATCGACGGTGTCCGCGACGATGTTCAGTATTATCGCGGGCTCTATAACCTTGAGCAGATCGAGATCTTGCGCGGCCCCAACGCTCTTCTCT
Coding sequences within it:
- the arsC gene encoding arsenate reductase (glutaredoxin) (This arsenate reductase requires both glutathione and glutaredoxin to convert arsenate to arsenite, after which the efflux transporter formed by ArsA and ArsB can extrude the arsenite from the cell, providing resistance.) is translated as MKATIWHNPKCGTSRKTLAILEEAPGVDVTVVEYLKAPPSREKLAQLYKDAGITPQEGLRIRGTDAKERGLPDADADTVLNAMAAEPVLIERPLVETDKGAALCRPQDKVHDLL